The DNA segment GACAATGTTTTGGACATATGAGAATTCACAGCTGGTTTGGCTCCCTGAGATTTCCCATATATTCCTGGTTTCCCACTTGAACTGGTTCCTGTTTCTGCCTTCTTCCCTATGCTATAAGATGATCCTTTTGATGACTCCTTTGCCTTACCATAGAAAGACGGAGAAGGTTTACTCACAGAAGCTGGTTTAGTATTGATGCTAGGTCCTGGTTTATTCTTTGTTGTTACCAAAGCAGAGTTATTTTTCTGAGAAAATGATTCAGATTGTACTGTACTGTCATCTTCACTTGAAACTTGTCTTTTTAAGAAATCTCCAAGACTAATAATACCAGCAGATTTAGAATGTACTAGAGATTTCTCATCACCACTTGATGATGAAATTGATGGGACAGATCCTGCACTTCTAGGCTGAAGAGCACGATTCAAATTTCCTGATGACTTTGAATTTGATACTGCTGTTGCTGGCTTCTCAAATTTCTTATTATCTGAATCTTTCTTAGCTACATGCTTTGGTTCAGCAAGTTTAAAACTAGGCTTTGCACCAGCTGCTAAAACAGGTAATTCTTGTTTCCCTGATAATTCTGATGCCCATGTTAAAGGTGCCTTTGGTTTGATATCAGAATTTAACTTCATAGAGAATGATAAGGTTGGACTGACTACAACAGGAACAGCTCTAAACACCACATCTTCTCCTGCATCTCTTTTCACTGAAGACATTGATTGCTGTCTTCTATCAAATGATTCTTGTAATGTCTGACCAGCTAAGCCTGAGTGGTCCTCCTCTTCACCTAGAAGGGATAAGAAATAAGAATGAAGGTATCTTTAGAGAAAAACTATTAAACAGTCAAACTTAATAGTCATCTAAAAGTTTGGAGATGACAAAACTACATAAATAagcaaaaaataatacaagtttTAAGATTTGTGCAACAATagagataaataaataaaaagaaataatatcatattaacagacaaatattaaaacacaatAATGATCTTTGCCAGTGCAGATCttttgtccaaaaaaaataaatctaagtGTGTAGTATTACCCATTAAGTTTGCAGATTGGTTGTGTATTAATTTTTTGAACTGTGTTTGCTTAAAATAGACTGCGAtgtaaacattaattttgaaataatctttcatttaaaatagCAGCAGGATACCATAGTTGAACAATTATTTGTATACGGTAGTTAAATTACCAATTATGAACTAACTATGTATAATTCCcttaaaagtaaacaaagtaAGTTTATTCTATATGGAAATCATAGAAATTATGATACCTAAATCAGGAAAATCATTCTCTGTTATATCTGGAGAACTTCTGGCACTTTGCTCATGTTGTTCAAAAGACCATACTGAATCATCATTATTGCTACACTCTGATCGATGAGTGAGTTGTCCTTCTTGATTGATGCTGACTTCAGAACTCTCTGTAACCAATGTCAGGTCTGGTTCATCAGAAATACCTGCTGTAGTGTCAAGCTGAAGAAAAAGAATCAAATTGAAACAAACATggaaaattgtttattacaaGGTTTTAAGTTTTCtgatgtttgtttgtttttataatagtGCATTTTAGCACGTTTTGTTcttcaaataatttataatgaaaaagataaaaatgaaagtgaaaatcttAATATCagaaattgtttgttttgtaacaATTTAACAAATGACAGTgtttgaacttatttttttttaattctttttattaattttgataaaggTTACATCTGCATATATGTTGATTGAAAATAGTATGTACTGTCTGATTAAAGATGCCTCACTAAGCAATTTTATGCTGTTCCTTTCCTTTGATGATAGAGCCGAACAATAGAACTTTTATGTAGTACCTAATGTTTGGATCCTCACATTAGTAGTTGAATTAATGTCTGACCTGTAGTGATAGAGGCCATACAATAGTACTTTTATTCAATGCCAAACATTCTATGATATTGCCTTTCAATAACAAGGCTATGTGGCTCCTAAAATTAGCAGTTTTATGAAATGTCATGGTTTAATTcagtacaaaattaaaaacttacctgtGACAACCGTGAAAGAGCTGAATCTCCATACTTGTGTCCTACACTATTATCTATGGAGAGAGAATCAGCTGTCTTGAAGTGGTCCTGTGTCATATCAGCACTAGAAGCTGTGATCATCATTGGACTGACATCATCTGTCACATTAAAGCTTGACTCTGATGTATCTATCTTTGTTGATATCACTTCTGGCTCTAATCTCAGGCCCATCATTTCAATCAAATTGTTATTGTTTCTATTCTGATTTTCATTTTTCCTCTCAGGTGTCGATTCTGTTGATTGCTCTTCCCAATCTTTGTTTTTTGTGATTAACTTCTTGTGTTTTGCAATGAGATCTCGTGATTCCTTTATCAAATTGTctaaatttgcaaattttttctCTACAATGCTGTCATTGTCATCATTTGTAGAATCTAGAGCATGCTGACTGAGAGACAAATTATCTGTAGAAGGCATTTTTGAAGTATGCATTAAATCTGAGTCACTTAGCTGTCCATGGGTTaaagatttttcatttgtttggaGCGAATATTGACTTAAATGTCCATCAACATGATCTCGCCCTGAAGACTGAGTTGTCTCTGCAGTTAAATCAGTGCTATAGCTGTATTGTGTCATggatttatctccctttgataaGCTGAAGCCAGATATTTGTCTTGAAGGATCAAGACTATGTTGACTAAGAGAGGAATCATCTTTGATGTCATGGCTAGCAGAAGGTTCCAAACTATACTGGGATAAAGATTTAATTGCTGGATCAGGGGAAATATTTTCTGTGGTTTCAATACTATATTGACTAAGTGGTGACACATTTTCTGACCCAATGGTGTATTGACTTAGTTCTTTACCAATCAGAGTAACTCCTGGTGTTTCAGATTTTAAACTATACTGACTTAACGTGCCACTTACTTTCTTTTCACCAGAACCCTGATCAGAGAAATCAGATCCAAAATCACCACTTCTTGAAACAAATGCAGGAGTTCGGTTTGAACTAATGCCAAAAGATTGTTGAGGAATAGCTGCACTTCTTCCTTGGATGTCTCCTGGAGTCAAATCATACTGAGATGGTTCTGACAATAGCTGTGATGATATCTTATCATCTGTTGTGTATGGTGTACTGGTAAAACCACCCTTTTCTGTATATTTGCTGGAATCAAGATCTATTAAATCATCACTTGAATTAGGCACAGAGTGATCTCTTCCAGTTAATTTAAATTGACCAATGAAATCAAAAGGTCTATTTATTCCACTCACAGCATCTAAATCCATGTAGCTACTTGCAGATGTAGCAGTTGATGCTAAGCTTTCACCAGTCCTTAGAAGTTTGCTGTCTTCCACATTGTCTTCAGCACCACCCAATGGTGATTCTCTAGCAGACGATTCATTCACAGCAGAACTTGACGTATATCCCCTTGAACGATCATCACTGGAAGACTGTTCCGTCTGTCCAGATTTGTCAAGTAATGGATACTGAGAAAGTTCCCCTTGTTTATTTGATCTCTCTAATGGGGTTATTTCTGACAGTTCTTGTATATTTAACCTACTGGAAGAATCAGAAGAAATACTTTCATCTGCTTGCTTAAAGATGAATTGGCTGCCTGGTTTTTCTATGTTTGGatgttctattttcatatgaaatacATCATATTTCCTGTCTGCTGGACTTTTACTTGGTCTTTTAACATCCATTGCTTGAAGGTTGAGTTTTTCCTGACTAGAAGAATTAAGCACCCTAGAACCTGGTTCCAGTCTAGAATCTGCTGATGTTTTACTACTGTCGTCCATCTTCATGGAATGATATTGTCCACTGTAGCTTGATAATTCATCAGCCCATGACATTCCGCTACGGTATGAGCTGTCACTTCGGCTATTGTCTTTTCCTTTTTGATTGACAATCTTAAAAGCTGGGGCATCTGAAGGAGAGTTATACTGCGTAGATACATTACTGTCACTGATGGGACCTGAAATTATAACAGTAAGTATATAATAACAATCTTAATTAGTATAAATCTAagtacatgaatatatattgcAACTCTTCAGCAAAATTCTTTCCTGTTCAGGtttcttaaatgattttttaaacaattctaGTATTGAGACTATTTCAAAATGATGATGTAAATAAACATCCTTCAAATAGGCATATGTCCTTCATTTATTTTCACTCATTTCATATGGtccaaaaaaatatgacaaataggTACAAATAGACATAAGTACATTGTAAATGGCATCTTTCCCTTTAATAGAACTGTCACAATAATTCTTGTATAAATGAATATGCTTTTAACTATactttgtgtgtgtgtgtgtgtgaatcCTGGTATGTGAAATTTTAAGTAAAGCATATAATGAGACAAATCTTTTCATTTAATCATGAACTTTTctaaaactaaattttgttaacaaaataagttatgtctgtttttatattaataaatttgcAGGATAAAAACTCTGAAATACTTAAAAAGCACAAAGAAAGaggaaaaataatattatttatggTGCTTGATTTGGTTCTTTATGtccaaaacaaaagttaatcTTACAGTACTTAGTAAAATTTGTTTCCCTCTACACAATTGACATTTTGGAACCAATTTTaatactgaaaataaaactatCAGGACATTTTAGTAAATGAACATAATTTGATTATATGTATAATGTCAAATATAAGGTGTCCTAAATATTATTGGATCTAACCTGTTGATAAAGAATCAGGAGTTAGTGATCCCATCGATAATGACAAGTTACTCCCTGGGGTGCCTCCTTTCTGTGGGGGAGTAGCAATATTGGCAAATATATCATTGGTTTGTTGCTTAAGTCTGTCTACAACACTGGGGTCAAACTCTCTAGCTCTTTCCAGTATCTGTtctatttgttgagtttggtaTCCAGTCTCCTCTGCCGTCCTACGATAAGTGGGTGTGACAAACTGTTCTTGGGGTTCCTTCTCCTCTGGGATAGTTCCTGTAGACATCTGGTAGGAATCCAGTGATCTTCTTGACAATGAACTACCACTAGATGAAAGGCTTGGCTTCCCAGATTCTAACGATCTCTGTGCACTCCTTGGAGTATCTACCTCCTGTTCAATACAACAGAGCAATTCAAGATTTTCCTAACCAACACTTATTAATGTGATATAAAATTCAACACCACTTTTAGTCTTTCAGTAGATCTTGCTATGACTTTGTTCACATAGTTATTTATCTATATgtatacacaataaaatatttcaagaagTGGGGGGATTGCCTCCCCAGACTCACTGCAACAACGTATGATCTAttatttatcagaaaattatataCTATCATGCATGTAATTTAATCCATCTTGTATAAGAAAGGATTTGAATAGGCACTGCCTCTAGTCTTATCCCTTTGTTTGaatgtacatttgatatttaaacaataaaaatattttgaattgaattgaattgaatttcaaaatatacagaaatTCATGTAGTAAGTAAAGCagcttttataatttattaatgaaGATTACAGGGCTTAACTCATCATAATTAATATCtaaaatttagaataacaattcCTATCTTTCCATCtcttattttgaattataataaaacacacTTTAAACAATGTATGCTAAATTCTTCTAGAtggcttttatattttaatacaggACACAATGCCCTAAATTGTTTTCTGTTGCTTATGCGAAGTCGGAAATATTGCAGTTGTTATCCGTTCTTTTGATGAGTTTGAGGTTTTGGTTTTACTATTTCATTAAAGACTTCCCATTGTGAATTTCCTCAGAtctctgtatttttgttattttactttttcttacCTGTATGGTACTAAGCTCATGTGGTCTATGTTCACCAAgaagatttaatttttgtttctgtgGTGGCCCTCTCAAGTGTTTAGTTGTTAATATTTCTCCTCTCCTTTCCTCATCAGTGTCTACCTCTGTTGTTgaatctaataaaaattcaaataaaattcattaatttCTAATTCACCACAATATCTTCTGTGTTAATCGCTGTTTCAGCCATACAAATGGAAAATatccaatattttatgtaaagCTATATCCAATAACAATACAATAACCAACTATTTAAAGGTTAATTGTAGCAGCcttattatgaaaaattaatgagataaagtaaaaacttaaaaaagattACACAATAATAAATCTGTCTGTTgcaaaatcattttcaaaagaTACAGCTTCTTTTATACTAGGTTAGATGTTTCAAAACAAGTATGACATTCAATATAATCCCACCTGTCATTTAATAAATAGTGGTCACTATGGAATAATTAATTAATTCATTGTCAATTAGGAATATAATCTGCAGTATGAATTACCTTGGAAACTAGAGCCTTATTAGTAAGTTATTGATTGACACTTACAAATAAGTCTAAAATTAAAACCTCATTTAttataagccattttttttacaaatctttaaagTAACACTTTGTTCAGGGAGAAAGGACAATTAAATCATCATTTTGTTATATGGAAGACCCTACCACTTGAGCAAAAGTTTATCATGTAACATATACATTCATATTCACAAAAATTTATAACACATTCTAATGACAATttactgttattgaaaattatcTTCAAAACAATGTCATATCTGTGATAATATGACTGGGACACactaacaatttgtttttatattcagtAAACTTATTATTGtggttaaaacacaaaatttaacaCCCAATTTGTTAAGTACTTATCATCAAGATgtacatgtgtacaaagtttcaagttgatgtgacCACAACTTCATGGTAAATTAACTTAACAAATGCATTTAACCTGAGAATGTAATTTTACActgaatatgaaaattataatggtcaaaactgtaatttggcatataatattaaaaagttcaCATCATAATGATCAGGtgtaccaagtttcaagttgatcaagttgaaaaatcatcaatttttccatttaataAGGAAAATGACTCAAGAAAGGTGAAAGTGATGCCACCCAAATTAATCTCTATGTGTAAGAGatggttataaacattgtgtataagtttcattgCAATTAGTTAAGGCCAACTAAAATAATTTAGGAGGAAAGAAGATAGAAATATCAGAAACAGCTATCTATTAATTGTATATCTCGGTAAATTCAAATTCTGATAATAATTCTATAGTTGACAACTAAAGTAATGGGAATATGCATAAAATAATTGTCAATGATccataataaaataattgccAATCAGTTGGAACTTGTGATAACTGTGGCCTATTTTTATTACAATACTTAGATTGCAAGTTCACAAAGTATAATCTCTTATGAGAAAGAAGGACtcatgtttaaattttcaatctCTTTGGTTAAAAATTAATCAACAATCTGTGAAATAACTCTAAATATAACAATGCATTACATACCTTCTGAAGTGACATCAGGAGTCAATCTTTTCTCCTCCTCTGCCATCTGGTATTTAAGTCTCTCCTGTTCAGCATGTAGTCTAAGATGTGCCATATCATGCCTCTGTAATATGGCCTCTTTCTGTTTCTGGATTTCCTCTAATTGCTTCTTTAGTTCCTGTTGTCTGTTATCATAGAtttcattttgatcttttccTGTACTCTGACCTGATGTATCCATATCTGATTCAGTTGACTGGGCTGATCGTCTTCCGTTCATTGGTAATTTTGGGCTCCCTCTGTCTGTAGATGATGACATTACTGTATCATCTAAATCTCTCCTATCATCTGATTCCATTGTAGAGTCAAATTCTGTTTGTCTAAATTTACCCCCAGAGTCATGAACCTGAGTGTAAGGTGATTCTTGAAGAGATTCATCAAAAGGAAGAGACTTTCTtacatctttatatttattattagtcTGACTAACTTCTggtttactgtttatctcttTCCCGAGTCCCAATCTTTGTGCATAGTATGGATCTGAGGCAAGTTGTGTCACAAGTGAAGATATAGCGTTCTTACTTGGTGATAGTTCTGTTGTTTTTGCAGTTGTCTGGGTTACCTGAGGAGGAGCAGGTTGAGGAATATTTACCTGGGTATTTACTACTTGGAGTTGTTCATCTCCTTTGTTGGTTTCAGGCGATTGACCAGCCAATTGGGGAAACCTATGAAGTAACTCCTgtcttcttttttcaatttcagcTCTGGTATCGGCCAGCACTTTTTTACTTTGTTCATGACGTTGTAGTAAGTATTGTTGATAATCTTTGATCTTTTTAGTTTGGTCTTGTTGAGCAGCATAGGATGTTACTGGTATCAGGCCAACTGTGGATGGAATGGGGAGAGATGGTGTAGGAAAAGTTTGTGGATAATACTCTCCAGATGACCCAGATAATGAACTCATTGACAATGAAGGATGATGATGAACAGACTCACGACTAAACACAGAAACTGGTGCTACACTAGGAGGAACATATTGTTGTTGTGATTGGACTGCTGGCTGTCTCACTCCATAACTTCCAGCTTCATGCTGGGTCTGGATCTGTGAGAGAGCTGATGTGTAGGTAGGAGGCTGCATCCTACTACTCATATTTGCTGTTGACATTTGGGGCATGTCCCCCTGTTGTCGATGAGACAAAGGAATATACTGCTTTGGTAATGATGCTACAACTGGTTCCCTAGGTAACAGAGTAACTGGCAAGGGATATGGTTGTTCTGATACTGTCATACCAATTCTGTCAGTATGCTGCACTGGCACGTACTGTTGTTGGATTTGTGGTTGGGCTGACATGTACTGTTGTTGGATTTGTGGTTGGGCT comes from the Mytilus trossulus isolate FHL-02 chromosome 3, PNRI_Mtr1.1.1.hap1, whole genome shotgun sequence genome and includes:
- the LOC134712544 gene encoding uncharacterized protein LOC134712544 isoform X7, producing the protein METPFCKRFAKNHWIAGFIESSSLKHDGPEHYGTMKAKRGKYRLSPNEEAQLVKDETERRRKQRIIQVREQSKQNAEKIRQAVKLERDRQVTKLAVELQNQLEQEKDEKVRKLEAQYENSLKSIGQGHKEAGEQYDRTEERELLQQEDNRRADARGSAAMDKLKRERMFREFEETKQIKARQAALEEERKRAAMIASLPPPDPDPLLDINIPTKKPVKMTDVDNFTTTHYHILEQYSIDKANSVTQGDARAAAEEEERRIRERSQELVRLSNDRMARARVRHNNALEKEILSHDYDKMMMDLSDLQRADRERRLHVVANIPKQVFEPPHRRIEDREDHQRNLETAFEDMYMAQTDYVGDLSLALDPHPPPETPSATESLEVSMMTDGTPVQEPTLPRIPPVLKDMTNIPRAPGEKSPVKKPEKVLKKLMNKIKSQREEWISKSNVDLDIPDDTTIKVQEPGRNEFSLSRHVPGTQTDEVPTKLSAPEGTADISVDSVLEQQKELDPILNLMAYGTNMINQKRVLEEKLKALEGEHAAYKQTAQFRLPQNQGYPLVHTQLMNGHAAPREQMSSGYSWSVPQSMHQPPLSTGSITAQPYLTTAGTAQPQIQQQYMSAQPQIQQQYMSAQPQIQQQYMSAQPQIQQQYVPVQHTDRIGMTVSEQPYPLPVTLLPREPVVASLPKQYIPLSHRQQGDMPQMSTANMSSRMQPPTYTSALSQIQTQHEAGSYGVRQPAVQSQQQYVPPSVAPVSVFSRESVHHHPSLSMSSLSGSSGEYYPQTFPTPSLPIPSTVGLIPVTSYAAQQDQTKKIKDYQQYLLQRHEQSKKVLADTRAEIEKRRQELLHRFPQLAGQSPETNKGDEQLQVVNTQVNIPQPAPPQVTQTTAKTTELSPSKNAISSLVTQLASDPYYAQRLGLGKEINSKPEVSQTNNKYKDVRKSLPFDESLQESPYTQVHDSGGKFRQTEFDSTMESDDRRDLDDTVMSSSTDRGSPKLPMNGRRSAQSTESDMDTSGQSTGKDQNEIYDNRQQELKKQLEEIQKQKEAILQRHDMAHLRLHAEQERLKYQMAEEEKRLTPDVTSEDSTTEVDTDEERRGEILTTKHLRGPPQKQKLNLLGEHRPHELSTIQEVDTPRSAQRSLESGKPSLSSSGSSLSRRSLDSYQMSTGTIPEEKEPQEQFVTPTYRRTAEETGYQTQQIEQILERAREFDPSVVDRLKQQTNDIFANIATPPQKGGTPGSNLSLSMGSLTPDSLSTGPISDSNVSTQYNSPSDAPAFKIVNQKGKDNSRSDSSYRSGMSWADELSSYSGQYHSMKMDDSSKTSADSRLEPGSRVLNSSSQEKLNLQAMDVKRPSKSPADRKYDVFHMKIEHPNIEKPGSQFIFKQADESISSDSSSRLNIQELSEITPLERSNKQGELSQYPLLDKSGQTEQSSSDDRSRGYTSSSAVNESSARESPLGGAEDNVEDSKLLRTGESLASTATSASSYMDLDAVSGINRPFDFIGQFKLTGRDHSVPNSSDDLIDLDSSKYTEKGGFTSTPYTTDDKISSQLLSEPSQYDLTPGDIQGRSAAIPQQSFGISSNRTPAFVSRSGDFGSDFSDQGSGEKKVSGTLSQYSLKSETPGVTLIGKELSQYTIGSENVSPLSQYSIETTENISPDPAIKSLSQYSLEPSASHDIKDDSSLSQHSLDPSRQISGFSLSKGDKSMTQYSYSTDLTAETTQSSGRDHVDGHLSQYSLQTNEKSLTHGQLSDSDLMHTSKMPSTDNLSLSQHALDSTNDDNDSIVEKKFANLDNLIKESRDLIAKHKKLITKNKDWEEQSTESTPERKNENQNRNNNNLIEMMGLRLEPEVISTKIDTSESSFNVTDDVSPMMITASSADMTQDHFKTADSLSIDNSVGHKYGDSALSRLSQLDTTAGISDEPDLTLVTESSEVSINQEGQLTHRSECSNNDDSVWSFEQHEQSARSSPDITENDFPDLGEEEDHSGLAGQTLQESFDRRQQSMSSVKRDAGEDVVFRAVPVVVSPTLSFSMKLNSDIKPKAPLTWASELSGKQELPVLAAGAKPSFKLAEPKHVAKKDSDNKKFEKPATAVSNSKSSGNLNRALQPRSAGSVPSISSSSGDEKSLVHSKSAGIISLGDFLKRQVSSEDDSTVQSESFSQKNNSALVTTKNKPGPSINTKPASVSKPSPSFYGKAKESSKGSSYSIGKKAETGTSSSGKPGIYGKSQGAKPAVNSHMSKTLSSWKKSRAVKSSGPPPPPKQSSHFPNGVTEFPKPSSRSEEDEAYERRMRLQNRLGIEEPEETPSEEKKKSPKSRETTEEKQKRAAASRDKVKEFQKDSKSTSKIPVLRSFRKT
- the LOC134712544 gene encoding uncharacterized protein LOC134712544 isoform X10 — protein: MKAKRGKYRLSPNEEAQLVKDETERRRKQRIIQVREQSKQNAEKIRQAVKLERDRQVTKLAVELQNQLEQEKDEKVRKLEAQYENSLKSIGQGHKEAGEQYDRTEERELLQQEDNRRADARGSAAMDKLKRERMFREFEETKQIKARQAALEEERKRAAMIASLPPPDPDPLLDINIPTKKPVKMTDVDNFTTTHYHILEQYSIDKANSVTQGDARAAAEEEERRIRERSQELVRLSNDRMARARVRHNNALEKEILSHDYDKMMMDLSDLQRADRERRLHVVANIPKQVFEPPHRRIEDREDHQRNLETAFEDMYMAQTDYVGDLSLALDPHPPPETPSATESLEVSMMTDGTPVQEPTLPRIPPVLKDMTNIPRAPGEKSPVKKPEKVLKKLMNKIKSQREEWISKSNVDLDIPDDTTIKVQEPGRNEFSLSRHVPGTQTDEVPTKLSAPEGTADISVDSVLEQQKELDPILNLMAYGTNMINQKRVLEEKLKALEGEHAAYKQTAQFRLPQNQGYPLVHTQLMNGHAAPREQMSSGYSWSVPQSMHQPPLSTGSITAQPYLTTAGTAQPQIQQQYMSAQPQIQQQYMSAQPQIQQQYMSAQPQIQQQYVPVQHTDRIGMTVSEQPYPLPVTLLPREPVVASLPKQYIPLSHRQQGDMPQMSTANMSSRMQPPTYTSALSQIQTQHEAGSYGVRQPAVQSQQQYVPPSVAPVSVFSRESVHHHPSLSMSSLSGSSGEYYPQTFPTPSLPIPSTVGLIPVTSYAAQQDQTKKIKDYQQYLLQRHEQSKKVLADTRAEIEKRRQELLHRFPQLAGQSPETNKGDEQLQVVNTQVNIPQPAPPQVTQTTAKTTELSPSKNAISSLVTQLASDPYYAQRLGLGKEINSKPEVSQTNNKYKDVRKSLPFDESLQESPYTQVHDSGGKFRQTEFDSTMESDDRRDLDDTVMSSSTDRGSPKLPMNGRRSAQSTESDMDTSGQSTGKDQNEIYDNRQQELKKQLEEIQKQKEAILQRHDMAHLRLHAEQERLKYQMAEEEKRLTPDVTSEDSTTEVDTDEERRGEILTTKHLRGPPQKQKLNLLGEHRPHELSTIQEVDTPRSAQRSLESGKPSLSSSGSSLSRRSLDSYQMSTGTIPEEKEPQEQFVTPTYRRTAEETGYQTQQIEQILERAREFDPSVVDRLKQQTNDIFANIATPPQKGGTPGSNLSLSMGSLTPDSLSTGPISDSNVSTQYNSPSDAPAFKIVNQKGKDNSRSDSSYRSGMSWADELSSYSGQYHSMKMDDSSKTSADSRLEPGSRVLNSSSQEKLNLQAMDVKRPSKSPADRKYDVFHMKIEHPNIEKPGSQFIFKQADESISSDSSSRLNIQELSEITPLERSNKQGELSQYPLLDKSGQTEQSSSDDRSRGYTSSSAVNESSARESPLGGAEDNVEDSKLLRTGESLASTATSASSYMDLDAVSGINRPFDFIGQFKLTGRDHSVPNSSDDLIDLDSSKYTEKGGFTSTPYTTDDKISSQLLSEPSQYDLTPGDIQGRSAAIPQQSFGISSNRTPAFVSRSGDFGSDFSDQGSGEKKVSGTLSQYSLKSETPGVTLIGKELSQYTIGSENVSPLSQYSIETTENISPDPAIKSLSQYSLEPSASHDIKDDSSLSQHSLDPSRQISGFSLSKGDKSMTQYSYSTDLTAETTQSSGRDHVDGHLSQYSLQTNEKSLTHGQLSDSDLMHTSKMPSTDNLSLSQHALDSTNDDNDSIVEKKFANLDNLIKESRDLIAKHKKLITKNKDWEEQSTESTPERKNENQNRNNNNLIEMMGLRLEPEVISTKIDTSESSFNVTDDVSPMMITASSADMTQDHFKTADSLSIDNSVGHKYGDSALSRLSQLDTTAGISDEPDLTLVTESSEVSINQEGQLTHRSECSNNDDSVWSFEQHEQSARSSPDITENDFPDLGEEEDHSGLAGQTLQESFDRRQQSMSSVKRDAGEDVVFRAVPVVVSPTLSFSMKLNSDIKPKAPLTWASELSGKQELPVLAAGAKPSFKLAEPKHVAKKDSDNKKFEKPATAVSNSKSSGNLNRALQPRSAGSVPSISSSSGDEKSLVHSKSAGIISLGDFLKRQVSSEDDSTVQSESFSQKNNSALVTTKNKPGPSINTKPASVSKPSPSFYGKAKESSKGSSYSIGKKAETGTSSSGKPGIYGKSQGAKPAVNSHMSKTLSSWKKSRAVKSSGPPPPPKQSSHFPNGVTEFPKPSSRSEEDEAYERRMRAYNPRLFRLQNRLGIEEPEETPSEEKKKSPKSRETTEEKQKRAAASRDKVKEFQKRMIQLFTINAPKTAKLQENMRKKQLQKKQSS